In one Burkholderiales bacterium genomic region, the following are encoded:
- a CDS encoding ATP-dependent helicase, with protein sequence MMAIRYLINDDGTPFKPSEIQTLREALDSLGDNERTEYSNQNVAAIAQHGAVKFLIVSGPGTGKSHIFIDRIDHWYKNDPGATVVVTSFVRKLVADLQNDIKSDAKLKDEQKSKITVYTLHKFARSIVEKNNGTSEWRFRPHFRIIGQTWKEIVWDDLFAFYPDIDRGVYTWKKFEEQLHNDNFEGSDEWKGLNETYFKLCRFYNAAGFADLILRATKALAENPGLNENQYFIIDEYQDFNLAEEALINHFVANPKGLLVVGDDEQVLYEKLKSGNPTLIRNLYKNTDYANGMLPFCGRSSYHITKTADHFIQQHREAECIEKIYLPLKTNSNEPKVQVIACATSSTAVDYIEKFVLDNKAEINERKRQLEAGKVKDAYLLILTPAKEVNFYGQSKEKIKRIAAEYQTETRSFSEDYYQLLSYYSLANNPHNNFTFRKVLHYEGVSEDKVHELIARAVQDDKYLCDLDIQEIKDALSKGNKVKTILDGESTAAEKLEQISSLISVADKEKLQKDIERKAISQEEVARLEHEEEEEAELEEIEVKRMGAVELITVVGSKGLSADHVIIIGFDNVNMNWVTKNAFYVAMTRARKSLHILTALKSGGARQAHSFLDQLPDDHAEFYSYKKSDQSKNQLQGKLGFKSYLNNLNSIYF encoded by the coding sequence ATGATGGCCATACGATATCTAATCAATGATGACGGCACTCCCTTTAAGCCATCTGAAATACAGACATTGCGCGAGGCATTGGATTCTCTCGGCGATAATGAGCGGACGGAGTACAGCAATCAAAACGTTGCTGCTATTGCACAGCATGGAGCTGTCAAATTTTTGATCGTCTCTGGTCCTGGAACAGGCAAGAGTCATATTTTCATAGACAGGATTGACCATTGGTATAAAAACGACCCGGGCGCAACCGTTGTTGTAACGAGCTTTGTGAGAAAATTAGTGGCAGATTTACAGAATGATATTAAGAGCGACGCAAAGCTAAAGGACGAGCAAAAAAGCAAAATCACGGTATACACCTTGCATAAGTTTGCTCGGAGTATTGTTGAAAAAAATAATGGAACGAGCGAATGGCGATTTAGGCCGCACTTTCGGATCATAGGACAGACCTGGAAGGAAATAGTGTGGGATGATTTGTTTGCTTTTTATCCCGACATAGACCGAGGCGTCTATACTTGGAAAAAATTTGAGGAACAGTTGCATAATGATAACTTTGAGGGATCCGATGAGTGGAAAGGGCTTAATGAAACCTATTTCAAGCTCTGCCGATTTTATAATGCGGCCGGCTTCGCTGACTTGATTCTGCGCGCCACAAAGGCGTTAGCGGAAAATCCGGGTTTAAATGAAAATCAATACTTCATCATTGATGAATATCAGGATTTCAACCTTGCCGAAGAAGCCCTCATAAACCATTTCGTAGCAAACCCCAAAGGTCTGCTTGTTGTCGGAGACGACGAGCAAGTTCTTTATGAGAAGCTAAAATCAGGCAATCCTACACTGATTCGCAATCTGTATAAAAACACGGATTATGCCAATGGAATGCTCCCGTTCTGCGGCAGGAGTAGTTACCACATCACGAAAACCGCCGATCATTTCATTCAACAGCACAGAGAAGCAGAATGCATAGAAAAAATCTACTTACCGTTAAAGACAAACAGCAATGAACCGAAAGTCCAAGTTATTGCGTGCGCTACCTCTTCAACCGCAGTCGATTACATTGAAAAATTTGTCTTGGATAACAAAGCGGAAATTAATGAGCGCAAGAGGCAATTGGAGGCCGGGAAAGTAAAGGATGCATACTTGCTGATTTTGACGCCAGCAAAAGAAGTCAATTTTTATGGACAGTCGAAGGAGAAGATTAAAAGAATCGCGGCAGAATATCAAACAGAGACACGGTCGTTTTCGGAGGATTATTACCAATTGCTAAGCTATTATTCGCTTGCAAACAATCCCCATAACAATTTCACTTTTCGGAAAGTGCTCCATTATGAAGGGGTCTCGGAAGATAAAGTGCATGAGTTGATTGCCAGGGCCGTGCAGGATGACAAATACCTTTGCGACTTGGATATTCAAGAAATTAAGGACGCATTGAGCAAAGGCAACAAGGTTAAAACTATTTTGGACGGAGAGAGCACTGCTGCAGAAAAGCTGGAGCAAATCTCCAGCCTTATCTCAGTAGCCGATAAAGAGAAACTTCAGAAGGACATTGAGCGGAAAGCTATCAGTCAGGAAGAGGTGGCTAGATTGGAACACGAAGAGGAGGAAGAAGCAGAGCTGGAAGAAATTGAAGTAAAACGAATGGGAGCTGTGGAGTTGATTACAGTTGTCGGCTCCAAAGGACTTTCGGCAGATCACGTGATCATCATCGGTTTTGATAACGTAAACATGAATTGGGTAACGAAAAATGCTTTTTACGTTGCGATGACAAGAGCGAGAAAGAGCTTGCACATCCTGACCGCCCTCAAATCGGGTGGCGCGAGACAGGCACACAGTTTCCTCGATCAATTACCAGATGATCATGCGGAATTTTACAGTTACAAGAAAAGCGACCAATCGAAAAATCAATTGCAGGGCAAACTGGGATTCAAGAGCTATCTTAATAACCTAAATTCTATTTATTTCTGA
- the rlmD gene encoding 23S rRNA (uracil(1939)-C(5))-methyltransferase RlmD translates to MSSQAVIESLDQEGRGIAHVGGKTVFIEGGLPGETVAYSPYRKKPNYELGNAEHVLRSSPMRVTPRCPYFGVCGGCSLQHLDVRAQVAAKQRTLEDNLRHIGKVEAQTLLPPIYGPTWEYRQRARLSVHYVAKKGGVLVGFHERKSSFVADMQSCEILPQRISALLKPLRELIGSLTLRERIPQLELAIGETADVLVLRHLDALSNSDKEALEAFAERHRVQFYLQPAGAESAHPFYPLEPQELYYTLPEYAIHIAFQPTEYTQVNHAMNRMLVRRAMQLLDPRPGERIADLFCGLGNFTLPIARLGAEVLGAEGNAALLQRAQQNAAQNGLAGKVRFQIANLFEPAEASLGGGRFDKILLDPPRDGAIEVVKALAADSPGRIVYVSCSPATLARDAAVLVYAKGYQLKAVGVVNMFPHTSHIESIALFERAK, encoded by the coding sequence TTGTCCTCCCAAGCCGTAATTGAATCCCTGGACCAAGAAGGCCGCGGTATTGCCCATGTCGGGGGCAAAACGGTTTTCATCGAGGGCGGTCTTCCTGGCGAAACCGTCGCTTATTCTCCTTACCGTAAAAAACCCAACTACGAGCTGGGTAATGCAGAGCACGTTCTGCGCTCGAGCCCGATGCGGGTGACGCCGCGCTGCCCGTATTTTGGCGTGTGCGGCGGTTGCAGCCTGCAACATCTCGATGTGCGCGCCCAGGTTGCGGCGAAACAACGCACGCTGGAAGATAATCTCCGGCATATCGGCAAGGTCGAAGCGCAAACGCTGCTGCCGCCCATTTACGGCCCGACTTGGGAATACCGCCAACGCGCGCGGCTGTCGGTGCACTATGTGGCGAAAAAAGGCGGAGTACTGGTGGGGTTTCACGAAAGGAAAAGCAGCTTTGTCGCCGACATGCAAAGCTGCGAAATTTTGCCGCAGAGGATTTCGGCGCTGCTTAAGCCGTTGCGCGAATTAATCGGCAGCCTGACGCTGCGCGAGCGCATTCCCCAGCTTGAGCTGGCAATAGGGGAAACTGCCGATGTACTGGTGTTGCGGCATCTTGACGCCTTGAGCAACAGCGACAAGGAAGCGCTCGAAGCCTTCGCCGAACGTCACCGCGTGCAGTTTTATCTGCAACCTGCGGGAGCGGAATCCGCTCATCCCTTTTATCCGCTGGAGCCGCAGGAGCTTTATTACACGCTTCCCGAATACGCCATCCACATCGCGTTCCAGCCTACCGAGTACACTCAGGTCAACCATGCGATGAACCGCATGCTGGTGCGCCGCGCCATGCAACTGCTTGACCCCCGGCCTGGCGAGCGGATTGCCGATTTGTTTTGCGGCCTGGGAAATTTCACCTTGCCCATAGCACGGCTGGGCGCGGAGGTGTTGGGCGCGGAAGGGAACGCGGCGTTGTTGCAGCGCGCTCAACAGAACGCGGCACAAAACGGATTGGCTGGAAAAGTACGCTTCCAGATTGCCAATCTGTTTGAGCCAGCCGAGGCCTCATTAGGCGGCGGCCGGTTTGACAAGATATTGCTCGATCCGCCGCGCGACGGGGCAATTGAAGTAGTCAAAGCCTTAGCCGCCGATTCGCCTGGCCGCATCGTTTATGTTTCCTGCAGTCCGGCGACTTTGGCGCGCGATGCGGCGGTGCTGGTGTATGCCAAAGGCTATCAACTCAAGGCGGTGGGGGTCGTCAACATGTTCCCTCACACTTCGCACATCGAATCCATCGCGCTGTTCGAGCGGGCAAAATAA
- a CDS encoding thermonuclease family protein, giving the protein MRNGGKEVLTFNLALATASLALAFCFPAYADFTGNVVAVADGDTITVLRDREQVKIRLLEIGAPEKRQAFGNRSKQSLSDLCFNKTATLADKGKDRYGRTLAQIASYLGMHYSMVSKVIKAEMGDSRFKT; this is encoded by the coding sequence ATGCGAAACGGCGGCAAAGAAGTTTTGACATTCAATCTTGCTTTGGCGACGGCCAGCCTCGCGCTGGCATTTTGTTTCCCTGCTTACGCCGACTTCACCGGCAATGTGGTGGCGGTGGCCGATGGCGACACCATCACGGTGCTGCGCGACCGTGAGCAGGTAAAGATTCGCCTGTTAGAGATCGGCGCGCCAGAGAAGCGGCAGGCATTCGGCAACAGATCAAAGCAATCGCTATCCGATCTCTGCTTCAACAAAACCGCCACGCTGGCCGACAAAGGAAAGGATCGCTACGGGCGAACGCTGGCGCAGATCGCATCGTATCTGGGGATGCATTACTCGATGGTGAGCAAAGTGATTAAAGCAGAGATGGGAGATTCAAGATTCAAGACTTGA
- a CDS encoding 3'-5' exonuclease — protein MTPVLAFDIETVPDIEGLRRLYALGAEVKAGDVAEMAFQMRRQTTGTDFLPLHLHRVVAIACALRDRDGFTVWSLGDVHTGEAELIKRFFDGVEKYTPQLVSWNGGGFDLPVMHYRGLIHGIRAARYWDMGEDDKDFKWNNYIGRYHQRHLDLMDLLALYQPRNNAPLDEMAKLIGFPGKLGMEGAGVWEAYQAGKITEIRNYCETDAVNTYLLYLRFQLMRGAFNEDQYRRECDVVRANLRKSAEPHWREFLSEWRTA, from the coding sequence GTGACGCCTGTTCTTGCGTTCGACATCGAGACGGTTCCCGATATCGAAGGTCTGCGCCGGCTCTACGCGCTGGGGGCCGAGGTCAAAGCCGGCGATGTCGCGGAAATGGCGTTTCAGATGCGCCGTCAGACGACCGGCACGGATTTTCTTCCCTTGCATCTGCATCGCGTCGTTGCCATTGCCTGCGCGCTGCGCGACCGCGACGGTTTCACCGTCTGGTCGCTGGGTGACGTTCACACCGGCGAGGCGGAGCTTATCAAGCGCTTTTTTGACGGCGTCGAGAAATACACCCCCCAACTGGTTTCCTGGAACGGCGGTGGCTTTGATTTGCCGGTCATGCATTACCGCGGACTGATTCACGGCATCCGCGCCGCCCGCTACTGGGACATGGGCGAGGACGACAAGGATTTCAAGTGGAACAATTACATCGGCCGCTATCATCAGCGCCATCTGGACTTGATGGATTTGCTCGCGCTTTACCAGCCGCGCAACAACGCGCCGCTGGATGAAATGGCGAAGCTCATCGGTTTTCCCGGCAAGCTCGGCATGGAAGGCGCCGGGGTGTGGGAAGCCTACCAGGCCGGGAAAATCACGGAAATTCGCAATTACTGCGAAACCGATGCCGTTAACACCTATCTGCTTTATCTGCGCTTCCAATTAATGCGCGGCGCGTTCAACGAAGACCAATACCGCCGCGAATGCGATGTAGTGCGCGCGAATTTACGCAAATCCGCCGAGCCGCACTGGCGTGAATTTCTGAGCGAGTGGCGCACGGCCTGA
- a CDS encoding Bax inhibitor-1/YccA family protein: MQQDIQISAQTTQLALAQHKVLRNTYMMLGLTMIPTVIGALVGTATNFSFLAQYPIMGPLLMLAAMFGLMFAVGAARNSIWGVPLLLAFTFVMGWWLGPMLQYALNFRNGGQLVSMAAGGTGVIFFTLAGIATVTRKDFSFMGKFLLVGLVLLIIASIANLFFQVPAASLTISAIAVLLFSGYILYDISQIVHGGETNYVMATLKIYLDIYNIFVHLLNLLLVFSGRRD; this comes from the coding sequence ATGCAACAAGACATTCAGATAAGCGCACAAACGACGCAACTGGCGCTGGCCCAGCATAAGGTGTTGCGCAACACCTACATGATGCTGGGACTGACCATGATTCCGACGGTCATCGGCGCGCTGGTTGGAACCGCAACCAATTTCTCATTTCTCGCGCAATATCCGATCATGGGGCCGCTGCTGATGCTGGCCGCGATGTTCGGCTTGATGTTCGCGGTCGGCGCCGCGCGTAACAGCATCTGGGGCGTGCCGCTGCTGCTCGCCTTCACCTTCGTGATGGGCTGGTGGCTGGGGCCGATGCTGCAATACGCGCTGAACTTCAGAAACGGCGGCCAACTGGTAAGCATGGCGGCGGGGGGAACCGGCGTGATTTTCTTCACGCTGGCGGGAATCGCCACCGTGACCCGCAAGGATTTCAGTTTCATGGGCAAGTTCCTGCTGGTCGGTCTGGTTCTTCTGATTATTGCTTCCATCGCCAACCTGTTCTTCCAGGTACCGGCGGCAAGCCTGACGATTTCGGCGATTGCGGTATTGCTGTTCTCCGGCTACATCTTGTATGACATAAGCCAAATCGTCCACGGCGGCGAAACCAACTACGTCATGGCCACGCTGAAAATCTACCTCGACATCTATAATATCTTCGTTCACCTGCTGAACCTGCTGTTGGTTTTCTCCGGTCGGCGGGACTAA
- the panE gene encoding 2-dehydropantoate 2-reductase, producing MKILVLGAGAVGGYFGGRLAEKGADVVFLVRPRRADQLREHGLVVRSPHGDINQRVACVLPEQLNSGYDFVILACKAYDLESATSAITPAVGKGTAILPLLNGVAHMEMLGKKFGAERVLGGSCQIAATLTENGEIHHLYPVHKIIFGERSGEKSARCKALEAEFAKTSVSYLLSETIDLAMWEKFVFLAALAGTTCLMRAPIGAIMQTDEGEAIVLEMLNECKNVATASGYTPRDEHLAWSRKVLTERGSVMAASMLRDVERNGKTEAAHIIGDMLRRARKHKLQTPQLRLAYCNLQAYEARQSKT from the coding sequence ATGAAGATTCTGGTGCTGGGCGCGGGAGCGGTCGGAGGATATTTTGGCGGCCGGCTCGCTGAAAAAGGCGCCGATGTGGTTTTCCTAGTCCGTCCGCGGCGTGCCGATCAACTCAGGGAACACGGCTTGGTGGTGCGCAGCCCTCACGGCGATATCAACCAGAGGGTCGCCTGCGTGCTGCCTGAACAGCTGAACTCAGGATATGACTTCGTTATCCTCGCCTGCAAGGCTTATGACCTTGAGAGTGCAACAAGCGCTATCACCCCCGCGGTTGGAAAAGGCACTGCGATTCTTCCGTTGCTGAATGGCGTAGCCCACATGGAAATGCTGGGCAAAAAATTCGGCGCGGAGCGGGTGCTGGGCGGGTCCTGCCAGATTGCCGCAACGCTCACGGAGAACGGCGAAATTCATCACCTCTACCCGGTGCATAAAATCATTTTCGGCGAGCGTTCCGGTGAAAAAAGCGCCCGCTGCAAGGCGCTTGAGGCCGAGTTCGCAAAGACTTCCGTCAGTTACTTGCTCAGCGAAACCATTGATCTCGCCATGTGGGAAAAATTCGTGTTTCTCGCTGCGCTTGCCGGAACCACCTGCCTGATGCGCGCACCCATCGGCGCCATTATGCAAACAGACGAAGGTGAGGCGATTGTTCTGGAAATGCTGAACGAATGCAAAAACGTTGCGACGGCATCGGGCTACACGCCGCGGGACGAACATCTGGCCTGGTCGCGAAAGGTGCTTACTGAGCGCGGCTCGGTTATGGCGGCTTCGATGCTGCGCGATGTTGAGCGCAACGGCAAGACGGAAGCCGCCCACATCATTGGCGACATGCTTCGCAGGGCGCGTAAGCACAAGCTGCAAACTCCCCAGCTGCGCCTGGCTTACTGCAATTTGCAAGCCTACGAGGCAAGACAAAGCAAAACCTAG
- the rfaE1 gene encoding D-glycero-beta-D-manno-heptose-7-phosphate kinase — MKKTSTRKKIAPAALAKARLLVVGDVMLDRYWFGEVSRISPEAPVPVVKIEKVEERPGGAANVARNVAALGAKVELLSVIGNDEASVCLQRLLRDEGIPSQLHRDNAIATTIKLRVIGRQQQLLRIDFETPPSHEVLLSKLADFEKKLSACDVVILSDYAKGGLTHIARMIALANRARKTVLVDPKGDDYEQYRNATMLTPNRAEFRQVMGSWKNEKEFAAKARQLMRKLNLKALLVTRSEEGMTLFSNGGMLHVPAQAREVYDVSGAGDTVIAALGVMLASGADLPDAVRIANRAAGIVVGKFGTAVVHRDELFAV; from the coding sequence ATGAAAAAAACAAGCACCCGTAAAAAAATTGCCCCCGCCGCGCTGGCCAAAGCACGCTTGCTGGTGGTGGGCGATGTCATGCTGGACCGTTACTGGTTCGGCGAAGTTAGCCGCATCTCTCCCGAAGCGCCGGTGCCGGTGGTGAAGATTGAGAAAGTGGAGGAGCGCCCGGGCGGTGCCGCCAATGTAGCGCGCAACGTCGCCGCGCTCGGGGCGAAAGTGGAATTGCTTTCCGTGATCGGCAATGATGAGGCCAGCGTCTGTCTGCAACGGCTGCTGCGCGACGAAGGCATCCCGTCGCAACTGCACCGGGACAATGCGATTGCGACCACCATCAAGCTGCGCGTGATTGGCCGCCAGCAGCAGCTGCTGCGAATCGATTTCGAGACCCCGCCCAGTCACGAGGTGCTGCTGTCTAAGCTTGCCGATTTTGAAAAAAAACTGTCTGCATGTGATGTGGTGATCCTGTCCGATTACGCGAAAGGGGGGCTCACGCACATCGCGCGCATGATTGCGCTTGCCAACCGTGCCAGGAAGACCGTGCTGGTCGACCCCAAGGGCGACGATTACGAACAATATCGCAACGCCACCATGCTTACTCCCAACCGCGCCGAATTCCGGCAGGTGATGGGGAGTTGGAAAAACGAGAAAGAGTTCGCTGCCAAGGCCCGGCAATTAATGCGAAAACTCAATCTCAAGGCGCTGCTGGTGACCCGAAGCGAGGAGGGCATGACGCTGTTCAGTAACGGCGGCATGCTGCATGTGCCGGCGCAGGCGCGTGAAGTCTATGACGTGAGCGGCGCCGGGGATACGGTGATTGCCGCGCTGGGCGTGATGCTGGCGAGCGGAGCGGATTTGCCGGACGCGGTGCGCATCGCCAACCGGGCGGCGGGCATCGTGGTCGGCAAGTTCGGCACGGCGGTGGTGCATCGCGACGAGTTGTTTGCGGTTTAG
- the rfaD gene encoding ADP-glyceromanno-heptose 6-epimerase — MYTIVTGAAGFIGSNLVKALNQRGETDIIAVDNLQQSAKFTNLADCEIADYQDQQAFLEKLGEGAFDGAINVIFHQGACTDTAESDGRYMMQNNYRYSLELLEYCQNEEVPFIYASSAAIYGATKVFKEEREHEAPLNVYGYSKFLFDQAVRKRLAQRSAQIAGLRYFNVYGPRERHKGRMASVALHFFDEYRRDGKVKLFEGSSGYAAGEQRRDFISVEDVIQVNLFFLDHPAKSGVFNVGTGASQTFNEVAVAAVNACRQRHPSLTLPQLQQQGLIEYIPFPEKLVGKYQSYTQADIGALRHAGYDQPFLNVQQGVPRYIECLLQQT; from the coding sequence ATGTACACCATCGTCACCGGAGCGGCTGGATTCATCGGTTCCAACCTGGTCAAGGCGTTAAATCAGCGTGGCGAGACCGATATTATCGCGGTGGACAACCTGCAACAATCGGCCAAATTCACCAATCTGGCGGACTGTGAAATTGCCGACTATCAAGACCAGCAGGCGTTTCTGGAAAAGCTTGGTGAAGGCGCTTTTGACGGCGCGATTAACGTGATTTTCCACCAGGGAGCCTGCACCGACACCGCCGAGAGCGACGGCCGTTACATGATGCAGAACAATTACCGCTATTCGCTGGAGCTGCTGGAGTATTGTCAGAACGAGGAAGTGCCTTTTATTTATGCTTCCTCGGCCGCAATCTATGGCGCAACCAAGGTGTTCAAGGAAGAGCGGGAGCATGAAGCGCCGCTCAATGTTTACGGCTACTCCAAGTTCCTGTTCGACCAGGCGGTGCGCAAACGGCTCGCTCAGCGCAGTGCGCAGATTGCGGGCTTGCGCTATTTCAACGTTTACGGCCCGCGCGAGCGCCACAAGGGCAGAATGGCCTCGGTGGCGCTGCATTTCTTCGATGAATACCGCAGGGACGGAAAAGTAAAACTGTTCGAAGGCAGCAGCGGCTACGCGGCCGGCGAACAGCGGCGCGATTTTATTTCGGTCGAAGACGTCATTCAGGTCAACCTGTTCTTCCTTGATCATCCGGCAAAATCCGGTGTCTTCAATGTGGGCACCGGCGCCTCGCAGACGTTCAACGAAGTCGCGGTTGCCGCAGTGAATGCCTGCCGCCAGAGGCATCCGTCTTTGACTCTTCCGCAACTGCAGCAACAGGGCTTGATTGAATACATTCCTTTTCCCGAGAAGCTCGTAGGGAAATACCAGAGCTATACCCAGGCGGATATCGGCGCCCTGCGCCATGCGGGCTATGACCAGCCTTTTCTTAACGTGCAGCAAGGCGTCCCCCGCTATATCGAGTGTCTGTTGCAACAGACTTAA
- a CDS encoding radical SAM protein, translating to MPATQRLNISNHSREAAGLTYVYPVISRRAGGVSVGINLNPNNACNWRCIYCQVPDLKRGAAPAIDLHKLDSELRGFLRELLSGDFMESKVPLEVRRINDIAISGNGEPTSSKQFAEVVALIGRVIEDCGLKDKIKLVLITNGSLMQRLPVRKGLKKMKELYGEVWFKLDSATNAGMRRINSTQRSIEKVLQNLRLASALCPTWLQTCVFALDGKPSLAAEREAYLKFVGGLKKKGIAIEGILLYGLARQSMQPEAARLRALPGGWLQEFASEIRSLGLVVKVSP from the coding sequence ATGCCGGCAACGCAAAGACTCAACATTTCCAACCACAGCCGTGAAGCCGCAGGGCTGACTTATGTGTACCCGGTCATCTCACGGAGGGCGGGCGGCGTATCGGTGGGCATTAACCTTAACCCCAACAATGCCTGCAACTGGCGTTGCATCTATTGCCAGGTTCCAGATCTTAAACGCGGCGCGGCGCCGGCGATTGACCTGCACAAACTCGACAGTGAGCTGCGCGGTTTTTTGCGCGAATTGCTATCGGGCGATTTCATGGAAAGTAAAGTGCCGCTTGAAGTGCGCCGTATCAACGATATCGCGATATCAGGTAACGGCGAGCCGACCAGCTCGAAACAGTTTGCTGAGGTCGTAGCTCTGATAGGACGGGTGATTGAGGATTGCGGTCTCAAAGACAAGATTAAGCTGGTGCTGATTACCAACGGCAGCCTGATGCAGCGGCTGCCGGTGCGGAAAGGCCTAAAAAAAATGAAAGAACTCTACGGCGAGGTGTGGTTCAAGCTGGATTCGGCAACCAACGCCGGCATGCGCCGCATCAACAGCACGCAGAGAAGCATAGAGAAGGTGTTGCAGAATCTGCGCCTGGCGAGTGCGCTCTGTCCGACCTGGCTGCAGACCTGTGTCTTTGCGCTGGATGGAAAACCGTCGTTAGCGGCGGAGCGGGAAGCCTATCTCAAGTTTGTCGGCGGATTAAAAAAGAAGGGAATTGCGATTGAAGGCATATTGCTTTACGGCCTGGCGCGGCAGTCCATGCAGCCCGAGGCGGCGCGCTTGAGGGCTTTGCCC
- the cysM gene encoding cysteine synthase CysM — protein MYKTIEHFVGDTPLVQLKRIPGKTTNTILVKLEGDNPAGSVKDRPALYMITRAEQRGQIKPGDTLIEATSGNTGIALAMAAAMMGYRMVLVMPEHLSLERRQTMRAFGAEFVLTPEKGGMEAARDTAERMRDEGMGIILDQFANPDNPLSHYEGTGPEIWRDTGGQITHFVSSMGTTGTIMGCSRFFKEKNPAIRIIGCQPTEGSQIPGIRKWPEAYLPKIFDRKRVDRVIEVSQQDAEELTRRLASEEGIFAGISSGGALWAALQVSAEVENAVIVSIVCDRGDRYLSTGVFPA, from the coding sequence ATGTATAAAACGATTGAGCACTTTGTCGGCGACACGCCGCTCGTCCAGCTGAAACGCATCCCCGGAAAGACCACCAACACCATTCTGGTGAAGCTCGAGGGCGACAATCCGGCGGGCTCGGTGAAGGACCGTCCGGCGCTGTATATGATTACGCGCGCCGAGCAGCGCGGGCAAATCAAGCCCGGCGACACGCTGATCGAGGCGACCAGCGGCAATACCGGCATTGCGCTGGCGATGGCGGCGGCGATGATGGGTTACCGGATGGTGTTGGTGATGCCGGAGCATCTGAGCCTGGAGCGGCGGCAGACCATGCGCGCGTTCGGCGCGGAATTCGTGTTGACGCCGGAAAAGGGCGGCATGGAAGCGGCGCGCGATACCGCCGAGCGCATGCGCGACGAAGGCATGGGTATTATTCTCGACCAGTTTGCCAATCCCGATAACCCGTTGTCGCACTACGAAGGTACCGGACCGGAAATCTGGCGTGACACCGGAGGTCAAATTACCCACTTCGTGAGCAGCATGGGCACCACCGGTACCATCATGGGCTGCTCGCGCTTCTTCAAGGAAAAAAACCCGGCGATCCGGATCATCGGCTGCCAGCCGACGGAAGGTTCGCAGATCCCCGGCATCCGCAAGTGGCCCGAGGCCTATCTTCCAAAAATCTTTGACCGCAAGCGGGTGGATCGCGTTATTGAGGTGAGCCAGCAGGACGCCGAGGAACTGACCCGCCGCCTGGCGAGCGAGGAAGGTATTTTTGCCGGCATTTCCTCGGGCGGCGCGCTGTGGGCGGCGCTGCAGGTTTCCGCTGAAGTCGAAAACGCGGTCATTGTCTCCATCGTCTGCGACCGCGGCGACCGTTATCTATCCACCGGAGTTTTCCCGGCGTGA
- the queD gene encoding 6-carboxytetrahydropterin synthase QueD, giving the protein MRPPRALQSSLSGQQRSTRVSSRQVLITRRLEFDAGHRIPEHDSQCRHLHGHRYAIEITLSGDVIQKKGAPDNGMVMDFAKVRNIAREHLVELWDHAFLVYKGDTVVLEFLRSLPGHKTVVLNATPTAENMALEAFRILARAYRDIYGNHLRLERIRLYETPHCWADATRSDLKQK; this is encoded by the coding sequence ATGCGGCCTCCTCGCGCCTTGCAGTCATCGCTTTCTGGCCAGCAACGCAGCACGCGGGTATCGTCGAGACAGGTTCTTATCACCCGCCGCCTGGAATTCGATGCCGGGCACCGCATTCCCGAACATGACAGCCAGTGCCGGCATTTGCACGGCCACCGCTACGCAATCGAAATTACGCTTTCCGGCGACGTGATCCAAAAAAAAGGCGCGCCCGACAACGGCATGGTAATGGATTTCGCCAAGGTCAGAAATATTGCACGTGAACATCTGGTGGAACTTTGGGACCATGCTTTTCTGGTCTATAAAGGTGACACGGTAGTCCTCGAGTTCCTGCGCTCACTGCCGGGACACAAAACCGTGGTGCTCAACGCCACGCCCACCGCGGAAAATATGGCGCTGGAAGCGTTCCGAATTCTTGCCCGGGCTTACCGGGACATCTATGGCAATCATCTTCGCCTTGAACGCATCCGTCTATATGAAACACCCCATTGCTGGGCGGATGCGACCCGAAGCGACCTCAAACAAAAATGA